One Miscanthus floridulus cultivar M001 chromosome 11, ASM1932011v1, whole genome shotgun sequence DNA window includes the following coding sequences:
- the LOC136493412 gene encoding auxin-responsive protein SAUR36-like, which translates to MLRRSRHGGVRLGRKLLGLWRWALCGRRRRRGGYRRLQQQPGDGTPERAERKLALVLRWGRSLARRLRLLGWRAGGHRMLGDGCGGEQTVTTPKGQVAVYVGGGGEASQWLRYVVPVVYFNHPMFGELLREAEEEFGFQHPGVITIPCPAARFEQAAALAAAGKKGFGRW; encoded by the coding sequence ATGCTAAGGAGGTCCCGCCACGGCGGGGTCCGTCTCGGCCGGAAGCTGCTCGGCCTGTGGCGGTGGGCGCTCtgcggccggcgccggcgccggggagGCTACCGTCGGCTGCAGCAGCAGCCCGGCGACGGCACGCCCGAGCGCGCCGAGAGGAAGCTCGCGCTGGTGCTGCGGTGGGGCCGGTCGCTGGCGCGGCGTCTGAGGCTCCTCGGGTGGAGGGCCGGCGGGCACCGGATGCTGGGCGACGGCTGCGGAGGCGAGCAGACGGTGACCACGCCCAAGGGGCAGGTGGCCGTGtacgtcggcggcggcggggaggcgtCGCAGTGGCTGCGGTACGTGGTCCCTGTGGTGTACTTCAACCACCCCATGTTCGGCGAGCTGCTCAGGGAGGCCGAGGAGGAGTTCGGGTTCCAGCACCCCGGCGTCATCACCATCCCCTGCCCCGCCGCGCGGTTCGAGCAGGCCGCGGCCCTGGCCGCCGCGGGGAAGAAGGGCTTCGGCAGGTGGTAG